A window of the Butyricimonas faecalis genome harbors these coding sequences:
- a CDS encoding TatD family hydrolase, whose amino-acid sequence MFVDTHSHIYAEEFDNDRTEVIQRALEADVRQIILPDIDSTTRQSMLSLAEALPDMMYPTLGVHPTSVNESYKTEIQLFEKLLGQETIYGIGECGIDLYWDKTFYKEQVIVFERQLNIAREMDLPIIIHSRDSLTEIFTVLKKQHYNMKGILHCFPGTVEDAHRAIDLGFLLGIGGVVTFKKSSMAEVVGKIGTEYLVLETDAPYLAPVPYRGKRNESSYIPCIAAKIAEILGVDTKKVEETTTNNAMNLFNLHINSANRS is encoded by the coding sequence ATGTTTGTAGATACTCACTCCCATATCTATGCCGAAGAATTCGACAACGACAGAACGGAAGTCATCCAACGGGCTTTGGAAGCTGACGTCCGCCAAATTATTCTTCCGGACATTGACAGCACAACCAGACAATCCATGTTATCGCTTGCAGAAGCTCTCCCGGACATGATGTATCCCACGTTGGGGGTTCACCCAACTTCTGTAAACGAATCCTATAAAACAGAAATACAACTTTTCGAAAAATTACTAGGCCAAGAAACAATATACGGTATCGGGGAATGTGGAATCGATCTTTACTGGGATAAAACATTCTACAAAGAACAAGTTATCGTTTTCGAACGGCAGTTAAATATTGCCCGGGAAATGGATTTGCCCATTATCATCCATTCAAGAGACTCGCTAACAGAAATATTTACCGTGTTGAAAAAACAACACTATAATATGAAAGGCATACTCCATTGCTTTCCAGGTACCGTAGAAGATGCTCACCGGGCAATAGATTTGGGTTTTCTGCTAGGAATCGGAGGCGTGGTTACTTTCAAAAAATCATCTATGGCAGAAGTCGTGGGAAAAATCGGCACAGAATATCTGGTACTAGAAACGGACGCCCCCTATCTTGCCCCCGTTCCATATCGGGGTAAACGCAACGAAAGTAGTTACATTCCGTGTATAGCCGCTAAAATTGCTGAAATTCTAGGGGTCGACACGAAAAAAGTAGAGGAAACAACAACGAATAATGCGATGAATTTATTTAATTTGCATATCAATAGTGCGAACCGTTCATAG
- a CDS encoding ExbD/TolR family protein encodes MAKFRKEGGKETPAISTASLPDIVFMLLFFFMVSTTMREVLVMVDNGMPEAKEVTKLEKKSLVSNIFIGKPKDQYVATYGSEPRIQLNDKLANVNEISSFVAAEQETRKEEERNMITNNLKVDQFTKMGIVTDVKQELRKANSLRVSYATRKKVK; translated from the coding sequence ATGGCTAAATTTAGAAAAGAAGGCGGCAAAGAGACACCTGCTATTTCAACAGCATCTCTACCGGACATCGTGTTCATGCTATTATTCTTCTTCATGGTTAGTACTACAATGCGAGAAGTACTCGTGATGGTTGATAATGGTATGCCCGAAGCAAAAGAAGTTACTAAACTGGAGAAAAAATCTTTGGTTAGTAACATCTTCATCGGGAAACCGAAAGACCAGTATGTGGCTACTTACGGAAGTGAACCTCGTATCCAGTTGAATGATAAATTGGCAAACGTAAACGAAATCAGTAGTTTCGTTGCTGCTGAACAAGAAACTCGTAAAGAGGAAGAACGGAACATGATCACGAACAACTTAAAAGTGGATCAGTTTACGAAAATGGGTATCGTAACCGACGTAAAACAAGAATTGCGTAAAGCAAATTCGTTACGTGTAAGCTACGCTACTCGTAAAAAGGTAAAATAG
- a CDS encoding asparaginase: MTKPVLIIYTGGTIGMVNDPETGALCPFNFDQIACEVPEIKEFGFTIDSYTLPEIIDSSDLQPQLWKDLCSIILKNYDDYRGFVILHGTDTMAYSAAALSFMLNNLTKPVIFTGSQLPIGKIRTDGKENLIAAIEIAAAYDQGKAIVPEVCILFGDKLFRGNRTTKINAESFDAFQSFNYPALANIGIHIHYNYSAIDYSPRTEPVSAFCDVDTNIAILKIFPGMKPEVIDAITNIPGLKGIILETYGSGNAPTNKVFLNKVKEVLAKNIFVYNVTQCQGGSVEMGKYETSRELLNAGVISGHDITTEAAVCKMMYVLGKYKDTNEIKKYLNNGLKGEISPKYIGF; the protein is encoded by the coding sequence ATGACAAAACCCGTGTTGATAATATATACCGGAGGGACCATCGGAATGGTAAACGATCCCGAAACCGGAGCGTTATGTCCTTTCAATTTTGACCAAATCGCTTGCGAAGTACCGGAAATCAAAGAATTCGGATTCACGATAGACAGTTACACCCTACCGGAGATCATCGACTCCTCGGATCTGCAACCGCAATTGTGGAAAGATCTTTGCTCGATTATTTTGAAAAATTACGATGATTACCGAGGATTTGTCATCCTACATGGAACAGACACCATGGCTTACTCGGCTGCAGCCTTGAGTTTCATGTTAAACAACCTGACCAAACCCGTGATCTTTACCGGTTCTCAACTCCCGATCGGGAAAATCAGGACAGATGGGAAAGAAAACTTGATTGCAGCCATTGAAATAGCAGCCGCCTACGACCAAGGTAAGGCCATTGTTCCTGAGGTCTGCATCTTGTTTGGGGATAAATTATTCCGAGGCAACCGGACAACAAAAATAAACGCGGAAAGTTTCGATGCATTCCAGTCATTCAACTATCCGGCATTAGCAAACATTGGGATACATATTCATTACAATTATAGCGCAATCGATTACTCTCCGCGAACAGAACCCGTAAGTGCATTCTGCGACGTAGATACCAATATCGCCATATTGAAAATATTTCCGGGCATGAAACCGGAGGTAATTGACGCCATAACCAATATTCCCGGGTTAAAGGGAATCATCTTGGAAACATACGGCTCAGGCAATGCCCCGACAAATAAAGTTTTCCTTAACAAGGTGAAGGAGGTGCTAGCAAAGAATATTTTCGTGTACAACGTCACCCAATGCCAAGGAGGAAGTGTCGAAATGGGTAAGTATGAAACAAGCAGAGAGCTACTTAACGCAGGAGTTATCAGCGGTCATGACATTACCACGGAAGCTGCCGTCTGTAAAATGATGTATGTCCTCGGCAAATATAAAGACACTAACGAAATAAAAAAATATTTAAATAACGGTTTGAAAGGAGAAATATCTCCCAAATATATTGGATTTTAA
- a CDS encoding MotA/TolQ/ExbB proton channel family protein encodes MRKLFALIAVLGMLTIGASSMLMAQENETTQTETTETYQEEEETTDPTVLEDESQIESTSFHAALKQKFIEGGAAFMSFVILCLIFGLAIAIERVIYLNLASTNSKKLIASVEDALNNGGVEAAKEVCRNARGPIASIFYQGLCRYDQGVDMVEKSVVSYGSVQMGLLEKGMSWISLFIALAPMLGFLGTVIGMIDAFDKIQAAGDIQPSLVAGGIKVALITTVGGLIVAMILQVFYNYCIAKIDSIVNDMEDASVTLLDILVKYNQNR; translated from the coding sequence ATGAGAAAATTATTTGCACTAATAGCAGTTTTAGGAATGCTTACTATTGGAGCATCATCTATGCTAATGGCTCAAGAGAATGAAACAACTCAAACAGAGACCACTGAAACTTATCAAGAAGAAGAGGAAACGACAGATCCTACCGTATTAGAAGACGAATCACAAATCGAAAGTACCTCTTTCCACGCTGCCTTAAAACAAAAATTCATCGAGGGAGGTGCCGCATTCATGAGTTTCGTTATCTTGTGTTTGATCTTCGGTTTGGCTATCGCTATCGAAAGAGTTATCTATTTGAACTTGGCTTCTACCAACTCTAAAAAATTGATTGCAAGTGTAGAAGACGCATTAAACAACGGCGGAGTTGAAGCAGCCAAAGAAGTTTGCCGCAACGCCAGAGGTCCTATCGCAAGTATTTTCTATCAAGGCTTGTGTCGTTATGATCAAGGTGTCGACATGGTTGAAAAATCAGTCGTATCTTATGGTTCTGTTCAAATGGGACTTTTGGAAAAAGGAATGTCTTGGATTAGCTTGTTTATCGCATTAGCCCCGATGTTGGGATTCTTGGGAACTGTAATCGGTATGATCGACGCCTTCGATAAGATTCAGGCAGCAGGAGATATCCAACCGTCATTGGTGGCCGGAGGTATCAAGGTTGCATTGATCACGACCGTGGGTGGTTTGATCGTTGCCATGATCCTTCAAGTATTCTACAACTATTGTATCGCTAAAATTGACAGTATTGTTAATGATATGGAAGATGCTTCCGTAACTTTATTAGACATTCTTGTCAAATACAATCAAAATCGCTAA
- a CDS encoding ExbD/TolR family protein, translated as MANKKTPEINASSTADIAFLLLTFFLMSTTMDVDSGLFRRLPPMPPKDQVIAPPVAKRNILQVLVNKNDLLAVNGNLMQITELREKAKEFILNPHNREDLPSKVIKEIPFFGQAEVSRGIISLQSDRGTSYKMYIAVQDELTAAYNEVRDMKAMEKWGKKYSELTEEQMDAVRKLVPTAISEAEPKNIGKGGKK; from the coding sequence ATGGCAAACAAAAAAACACCAGAAATTAATGCCTCCTCCACAGCGGATATAGCATTTTTGCTATTGACATTCTTCTTGATGTCAACGACCATGGATGTGGACTCAGGATTATTCAGACGGTTACCGCCAATGCCTCCAAAAGATCAAGTAATCGCTCCGCCTGTTGCTAAACGTAATATTTTACAGGTTTTGGTAAACAAGAACGATTTGCTGGCTGTGAACGGAAACTTAATGCAAATAACTGAGTTAAGGGAGAAGGCTAAAGAGTTTATTCTGAACCCACATAATAGAGAAGACCTACCGAGTAAGGTTATCAAAGAAATTCCGTTCTTTGGACAAGCCGAGGTTTCGAGAGGAATTATTTCTCTTCAAAGTGACCGGGGTACCTCATACAAAATGTATATTGCCGTTCAGGATGAACTGACGGCGGCATACAATGAAGTCAGAGATATGAAGGCCATGGAAAAATGGGGGAAGAAATACAGCGAACTCACGGAAGAGCAAATGGATGCAGTGAGAAAACTTGTTCCCACCGCTATATCCGAGGCAGAACCTAAAAACATCGGGAAAGGAGGAAAGAAGTAA